A genomic region of Catalinimonas niigatensis contains the following coding sequences:
- a CDS encoding TaqI family restriction endonuclease — protein sequence MLIEDMHVKRKGPDLLRPYLEFLASLPLDKSLRQIKCLEDDLKGDLNPSKLLDVLFFEQQQWLDFEAFFQLYVEKNQRLLLNTFPQLDEQQLLQGLRARLYRTQCGILTEYQAFLAAQVVFGAEHVRRSLSLDKAGVDFTIAHQQLAYHIHIFVDTQRAWQYRKYKSTHKRVDAMPGIHVNFPYALESGKINSLYYLPNGFGVYTPAYLRYLQTEIYAGHLQQQKVSGVNEEGFIYRSIS from the coding sequence ATGCTCATAGAAGATATGCATGTTAAAAGAAAGGGTCCGGATTTGCTCAGGCCCTATCTGGAATTTCTGGCTTCTCTGCCACTTGATAAAAGTCTGAGACAGATCAAATGTCTGGAAGATGATCTGAAAGGTGACTTAAATCCAAGTAAGTTGCTGGATGTGCTTTTTTTTGAGCAGCAGCAATGGCTGGATTTTGAAGCTTTTTTTCAGCTTTATGTAGAAAAGAACCAAAGGCTGCTACTCAACACTTTCCCTCAGCTTGATGAACAGCAGTTGTTGCAAGGTTTAAGAGCCAGGCTGTACCGCACCCAATGCGGGATACTTACGGAGTACCAGGCATTTCTGGCAGCCCAGGTAGTTTTTGGAGCTGAGCATGTCCGGCGAAGCCTAAGCCTGGATAAGGCAGGCGTAGACTTTACCATTGCACATCAGCAGCTTGCCTACCACATCCATATTTTTGTAGATACCCAAAGAGCCTGGCAGTACAGAAAATACAAAAGTACCCATAAGCGAGTAGATGCCATGCCCGGCATCCATGTCAACTTCCCCTATGCCCTGGAATCCGGCAAAATCAATTCGCTGTACTACCTGCCCAATGGCTTTGGGGTGTATACACCCGCTTACCTGCGTTATCTACAAACTGAGATTTACGCTGGACATTTACAGCAGCAGAAGGTCAGTGGAGTGAACGAAGAAGGTTTTATATACCGCAGTATTTCTTAA
- a CDS encoding 3-hydroxyacyl-CoA dehydrogenase/enoyl-CoA hydratase family protein, which produces MKKFNIKKVAVLGSGIMGSRIACHFANIGVEVLLLDIAPKELNEEEKKKGLSLEQPVVRNRIVNSSFDKAISANPAPLYHPSYAQRVKLGNFEDDMKQIADYDWIIEVVVEKLDIKKVVFEQVEQFRKPGTLITSNTSGIPINMMLDGRSEDFQRHFCGTHFFNPPRYLRLLEIIPSQKTDPEIVDFLMHYGDLYLGKETVLCKDTPAFIANRVGVYGILSAMHTVEKMGLTVGEVDRLTGPLIGRAKSATFRTMDVVGLDTTVNVANNLYHVLKYDESRETFKLPGIVKELYDRKWLGDKTGQGYYKKIKDEKGKSVILELDFKTYEYGEKSRANFPSLEMAKPKDDLKERLKILISAQDKAGEFYRAHFYDLFRYCTFRIPEIADELFRIDQAVSAGFGWEAGPFETWDMLGVKKTVSKMEEAGQKPAQWVYDMLESGAESFYKSENGKRMYYDIESKAYQVVPGTDDFILLDTLRENKVLWSSDGASILDLGDGVLNVEFHTKMNTLGNDPVEAINRAIDMAEKEYTGVVIGNEGQNFSAGANLAMLFMYAIEQEFDEVEMMIRQFQNTMMRARYSSIPVVVAPHGLSLGGGCELTMHADQVVASAETYIGLVEVGVGLIPAGGGTKEMALRVSDSLEAGDVEFNALQNAFMNIATAKVATSAREAYDMHILRDRDIVTMNKNRLIADAKEAVLAMAEQGYSQPTHRKDIKVQGKPGIALFLAGIYGMHQGRYISDHDKKIAEKIAYVMCGGELSYPQMVSEQYLLDMEREAFLSLTGEKKTLERIQSLLQGGKPLRN; this is translated from the coding sequence AATCCCGCACCTTTATATCATCCTTCCTATGCTCAGCGGGTCAAGCTCGGCAATTTTGAAGATGATATGAAGCAAATTGCCGACTACGACTGGATTATTGAAGTAGTGGTGGAAAAACTGGATATCAAGAAAGTAGTGTTTGAGCAGGTAGAGCAATTCCGTAAACCTGGTACACTCATTACCTCTAATACTTCAGGTATTCCCATTAATATGATGCTGGATGGCCGCAGCGAAGATTTTCAAAGACATTTTTGCGGTACTCACTTCTTTAACCCGCCCCGATATCTGCGCTTGCTGGAAATCATCCCTTCTCAGAAAACTGATCCTGAAATCGTAGATTTTCTGATGCATTATGGAGATCTGTATCTGGGTAAGGAGACCGTACTTTGTAAAGATACACCGGCATTCATTGCCAATCGTGTTGGGGTGTATGGCATTCTTTCAGCCATGCATACCGTAGAGAAAATGGGACTCACTGTAGGGGAAGTAGACCGCCTGACCGGCCCTCTGATCGGCCGTGCCAAATCCGCCACCTTTCGTACCATGGATGTAGTGGGTTTGGATACTACCGTCAATGTCGCCAACAACCTCTACCACGTATTGAAATATGACGAATCGCGGGAGACTTTCAAGCTACCGGGTATTGTCAAAGAATTGTATGACCGAAAATGGCTGGGCGATAAAACCGGACAAGGCTATTATAAGAAAATAAAAGATGAAAAAGGGAAGTCAGTCATCTTAGAACTGGATTTTAAGACCTATGAATACGGCGAAAAATCCAGAGCCAATTTCCCTTCCCTGGAAATGGCCAAGCCTAAGGATGATTTAAAAGAGCGCTTAAAAATTTTAATCAGTGCTCAGGACAAAGCCGGAGAGTTTTATCGTGCTCACTTTTACGATCTTTTCCGTTACTGCACTTTCCGCATTCCTGAAATTGCTGATGAGCTTTTCCGTATAGACCAGGCTGTAAGTGCAGGATTTGGCTGGGAAGCTGGACCCTTTGAAACCTGGGATATGCTGGGTGTGAAGAAGACAGTGAGCAAAATGGAAGAAGCAGGCCAGAAACCTGCTCAGTGGGTATATGATATGCTGGAGAGTGGAGCAGAGAGCTTCTATAAGTCAGAGAACGGGAAACGCATGTACTATGACATTGAAAGCAAAGCGTATCAGGTTGTGCCAGGTACTGATGATTTTATCCTGCTGGATACTTTGCGGGAGAACAAGGTACTATGGAGCAGTGATGGCGCTTCCATCCTGGATCTGGGCGATGGTGTACTCAATGTAGAGTTTCATACCAAAATGAATACACTGGGCAACGATCCCGTGGAAGCCATTAATCGTGCCATTGACATGGCTGAGAAAGAATATACCGGAGTCGTCATTGGCAATGAAGGGCAGAATTTCTCTGCCGGAGCCAATCTGGCTATGCTTTTTATGTATGCCATAGAGCAGGAGTTTGATGAGGTGGAAATGATGATTCGTCAGTTCCAGAATACCATGATGCGTGCCCGCTACTCCTCTATTCCGGTAGTAGTGGCACCCCACGGACTGTCACTGGGAGGTGGTTGCGAACTTACCATGCATGCCGATCAGGTAGTGGCATCTGCCGAAACCTACATCGGTTTGGTAGAAGTAGGCGTTGGACTGATTCCCGCCGGAGGAGGTACCAAAGAGATGGCTTTGAGAGTATCTGATAGCCTGGAAGCAGGAGATGTGGAGTTCAATGCCCTGCAGAATGCATTCATGAATATTGCCACTGCTAAAGTCGCTACCTCAGCCAGAGAGGCCTACGATATGCACATCCTGCGCGATCGGGATATCGTGACGATGAACAAAAACAGGCTCATCGCTGATGCAAAAGAAGCGGTGCTGGCAATGGCAGAGCAGGGCTATTCCCAGCCTACTCATCGTAAGGATATCAAAGTACAGGGAAAACCTGGCATAGCTCTCTTTTTAGCAGGTATCTATGGAATGCATCAGGGGCGTTATATCTCTGACCACGATAAAAAGATTGCTGAGAAAATTGCGTATGTGATGTGTGGAGGTGAGTTATCCTACCCTCAAATGGTTTCTGAGCAATACCTGCTGGATATGGAAAGGGAAGCTTTTCTGTCTCTTACAGGCGAAAAGAAAACATTAGAGCGCATTCAATCCTTATTACAGGGAGGAAAGCCACTAAGAAATTAA
- the thrC gene encoding threonine synthase, with translation MQLYSTNDSKKARKVNFQQALFHSMPEDKGLYMPEFFPQLKDSFFENIENLTFQDIAFEVAEALLGDEIPALKLREIIDDGINFSAPVVKLDEQIHVLELFHGPTLAFKDFGARFMARTMSWFLQESPSDKEIHILVATSGDTGGAVAQGFLNVPGIKVTLLYPKGKVSELQEKQLTTVGNNVEALEIEGTFDDCQRMVKEAFLDKELRAHMQLSSANSINISRLIPQSFYYFNAYAQLKREPSFDPKRKLVFSVPSGNFGNLCGGLIAKRLGLPIHHMVAATNANDIVPKYLDSGKFDPRPSLQTISNAMDVGNPSNFARLQAFYQHLPDVKDFDLLMEMQNEIIGKRYDDEQTRMAIKEVYDTYYGYIMCPHTAVGYLGLKDYLAQNETSYPDDDVYGVVLATAHPAKFIDTVEETIGEKVKMPDSLQALMQSEKNATLIPADFQALKTHLLSKS, from the coding sequence ATGCAACTATATAGCACTAACGACTCTAAAAAAGCCCGAAAGGTTAATTTTCAGCAGGCACTCTTTCACAGTATGCCGGAAGATAAAGGGCTATACATGCCTGAGTTTTTCCCTCAGCTCAAAGACAGCTTTTTTGAAAACATAGAAAACCTCACCTTTCAGGACATTGCTTTTGAAGTAGCTGAGGCTTTGTTAGGAGATGAAATCCCGGCTCTGAAGCTGCGTGAAATCATTGATGATGGCATCAATTTCTCTGCGCCAGTCGTTAAACTGGATGAACAAATCCATGTGCTGGAACTGTTTCATGGACCTACACTGGCTTTTAAGGATTTTGGAGCTCGCTTTATGGCACGCACCATGTCCTGGTTTTTGCAGGAAAGTCCTTCCGACAAAGAAATCCACATCCTGGTGGCTACCTCAGGAGACACAGGAGGAGCCGTAGCGCAAGGTTTTCTGAATGTACCGGGTATCAAAGTAACGCTGCTGTACCCCAAAGGTAAAGTGAGCGAACTACAGGAAAAACAACTCACCACCGTTGGCAATAATGTAGAAGCCCTGGAGATAGAGGGTACTTTTGATGACTGCCAGCGTATGGTCAAAGAAGCTTTTCTGGACAAAGAACTGCGTGCGCATATGCAACTGTCTTCTGCCAATTCCATCAACATCAGCAGGCTTATTCCTCAATCTTTTTACTACTTCAACGCCTATGCGCAACTGAAGAGAGAACCTTCTTTTGATCCCAAAAGAAAACTGGTTTTTTCTGTACCGAGTGGCAATTTTGGAAATCTGTGCGGAGGATTGATAGCTAAACGTTTGGGCTTACCCATTCATCATATGGTTGCCGCTACCAATGCCAACGACATTGTGCCCAAGTATCTGGACAGTGGCAAATTTGATCCCAGACCTTCCTTACAAACTATCTCCAATGCGATGGATGTGGGCAATCCCAGCAACTTTGCCCGTCTTCAGGCTTTTTATCAGCACCTTCCTGATGTAAAAGATTTTGATCTGCTGATGGAAATGCAAAATGAAATCATCGGCAAACGCTATGATGATGAACAAACCCGCATGGCCATCAAAGAAGTGTACGATACCTACTATGGCTATATCATGTGCCCACATACCGCCGTGGGTTACCTTGGATTGAAGGATTATCTTGCTCAAAACGAAACTTCCTATCCGGATGATGATGTGTACGGTGTAGTGCTGGCCACTGCCCACCCTGCCAAATTTATTGATACGGTGGAGGAAACCATTGGCGAAAAAGTGAAGATGCCCGATAGCCTGCAGGCTTTGATGCAATCAGAAAAGAATGCTACCCTGATTCCTGCTGATTTCCAGGCCTTAAAAACACATTTGTTGTCAAAATCATAA
- a CDS encoding Uma2 family endonuclease, with protein sequence MEAVEKLAEAHKLKYTTEDISKLYKAGILQEEDRIELIDGEIFYMSPINFTHAQWVNKLTDIFNQQLRDTHFVNAQNPLKLNKHSILQPDIAIFEREQFFKLTDHPTADMVKLLIEVADSSYAGDRNIKLSRYAEANIAEVWVINLQSKVIEVFSQPRQQQYLSQQTYLSDQSVPTPFHFSIPVSDIVGNK encoded by the coding sequence ATGGAAGCTGTGGAAAAGCTTGCGGAAGCACACAAACTAAAATATACGACTGAAGATATCTCCAAGCTGTACAAAGCAGGCATTCTTCAGGAAGAAGATCGTATTGAATTGATAGATGGTGAAATTTTTTATATGAGTCCCATTAATTTCACCCACGCCCAGTGGGTCAACAAGCTAACGGATATTTTTAACCAGCAGCTTAGAGATACTCATTTTGTAAATGCACAAAATCCACTGAAGCTTAACAAGCATAGTATATTGCAACCTGATATCGCAATCTTTGAGCGAGAGCAGTTTTTCAAGCTCACCGACCATCCCACGGCTGATATGGTGAAGTTGCTTATAGAAGTAGCAGACAGCAGTTATGCTGGAGATCGCAACATCAAATTATCGAGATATGCTGAGGCAAACATTGCGGAAGTATGGGTCATTAACCTTCAGTCCAAAGTAATAGAAGTGTTTAGCCAACCCAGGCAGCAACAATATCTTAGTCAACAGACATACCTGAGTGATCAGTCAGTTCCTACACCTTTCCATTTTTCTATTCCTGTCAGTGATATCGTGGGGAATAAATAG
- a CDS encoding dipeptidyl-peptidase 3 family protein — MLKSFFYIFMSLSSLGIFAACSTQSSLHEESGSMDAVAASPIQEKLNKYTTVTLDADVSYLSDKQQKAVALLIEAAELMNELFWYEAYGRKDSLLQAVDDPAAKRFIAINYGPWDRLADNEPFIEGVGPKPAGANFYPVDMSKEEFEQANLPDKASLYTFIRRNEAGELISIPYHEIFQEQVTQAGELLKEAAMLAEDPDFKAYLNLRAEALLTDNYQPSDLAWMDMKNNAIDVVIGPIETYEDQLFGYKAAHEAYVLLKDQEWSQRLEKYAAFLPELQRNLPVEARYKQEQPGSDADLGAYDVVYYAGDCNAGSKTIAINLPNDEQVQLKKGTRRLQLKNAMRAKYDEILVPLADILIAEDQRQHITFDAFFANTMFHEVAHGLGIKNTINGKGTVREALKEHAAALEEGKADVLGLYMVTQLFEKGELEGELKDYYTTFLASIFRSVRFGASSAHGIANMIRFNYFQEKGAFVRDEESGTYRVDYEKMREAMNTLSEEILVLQGEGDYENVAALVESKGAISEQLQADLDRLAEEDIAVDVVFEQGREVLGLAATTN, encoded by the coding sequence ATGCTCAAGTCCTTCTTTTATATATTCATGTCCCTCAGCAGCTTGGGAATCTTTGCCGCCTGTAGTACCCAAAGTTCTCTTCACGAAGAAAGTGGAAGTATGGACGCTGTAGCAGCTTCTCCTATTCAGGAAAAGCTAAATAAGTATACTACCGTAACGCTGGATGCAGATGTGAGCTATCTATCTGACAAACAGCAGAAAGCTGTTGCCCTGCTGATAGAAGCGGCAGAGCTGATGAATGAACTGTTCTGGTACGAAGCCTATGGAAGAAAAGATAGCCTGTTGCAGGCTGTGGATGATCCTGCTGCAAAAAGGTTTATTGCCATCAACTATGGTCCCTGGGATCGGCTGGCAGATAATGAGCCATTCATTGAAGGGGTAGGCCCTAAACCTGCCGGGGCTAATTTTTATCCGGTGGATATGAGTAAAGAGGAATTTGAACAGGCCAATCTGCCCGACAAAGCCAGTCTGTATACCTTCATCCGCAGGAATGAAGCAGGCGAACTGATCAGCATTCCTTACCATGAAATATTTCAAGAGCAGGTTACCCAGGCTGGTGAGCTACTCAAAGAGGCGGCCATGCTGGCCGAAGATCCTGATTTTAAAGCATACCTTAACCTGCGCGCCGAGGCACTGCTCACTGACAATTATCAGCCCAGCGATCTGGCCTGGATGGACATGAAGAACAATGCCATTGATGTAGTCATTGGCCCGATAGAAACGTATGAAGATCAGCTTTTCGGCTACAAAGCCGCCCATGAGGCTTATGTGCTGCTCAAAGACCAGGAATGGAGCCAGCGTCTGGAAAAATATGCTGCCTTCTTGCCTGAACTACAGCGCAATCTGCCGGTAGAGGCCAGATACAAACAGGAACAGCCCGGCAGTGACGCTGACCTGGGCGCTTATGATGTCGTCTACTACGCGGGAGATTGTAATGCAGGCAGCAAAACCATCGCCATCAACCTACCCAATGATGAACAGGTGCAACTGAAGAAAGGCACCCGACGCCTTCAACTCAAGAATGCGATGCGCGCCAAATATGACGAGATTCTAGTGCCACTGGCAGATATACTGATTGCTGAAGATCAGCGTCAGCACATTACCTTTGATGCTTTTTTTGCCAACACCATGTTTCACGAAGTGGCCCATGGCCTGGGTATCAAGAACACCATCAATGGCAAAGGAACCGTGCGTGAAGCGCTGAAAGAACATGCTGCTGCGCTGGAAGAAGGCAAGGCCGATGTGCTGGGCCTGTACATGGTAACCCAACTCTTTGAAAAAGGAGAACTGGAAGGCGAGCTGAAGGATTATTACACCACCTTTCTGGCCAGTATTTTCCGCAGCGTACGTTTTGGCGCGTCCAGTGCGCATGGGATAGCCAATATGATCCGTTTCAACTATTTTCAGGAAAAAGGAGCTTTCGTCCGGGATGAAGAAAGCGGAACCTACAGGGTGGATTATGAGAAGATGCGGGAGGCCATGAATACGCTTTCTGAAGAAATCCTGGTGTTGCAGGGAGAAGGAGATTATGAAAATGTCGCCGCTTTGGTGGAGTCCAAAGGAGCAATCAGTGAGCAGCTACAGGCCGACCTAGATCGCCTGGCGGAAGAAGACATTGCCGTGGATGTGGTCTTTGAACAGGGCAGAGAGGTATTGGGATTGGCAGCAACTACCAATTAA
- a CDS encoding phage tail protein has protein sequence MNEFPLPIFHFQVDWGGTRINFQEVSGLDLEVEVIEYRAGASPEFSAIKMPGLKKYGNITLKRGIVQGDNEFFQWWNTIQLHKVERRDITISLLNENHEPVMSWKVRNAFPVKIVWSDLKATASEVALETLEIACEGITVENE, from the coding sequence ATGAATGAATTTCCTTTACCTATATTCCACTTCCAGGTAGACTGGGGTGGCACCCGCATCAATTTTCAGGAAGTCAGTGGGCTTGATCTGGAAGTAGAAGTGATTGAGTACCGTGCGGGTGCCAGTCCGGAATTCTCTGCTATTAAAATGCCCGGCCTTAAGAAATACGGAAACATCACCCTGAAGCGTGGCATTGTACAGGGTGACAACGAGTTTTTTCAGTGGTGGAATACCATACAGTTACACAAGGTAGAAAGAAGAGATATTACGATTTCCCTCCTGAATGAAAATCATGAGCCGGTAATGAGCTGGAAAGTACGGAATGCTTTTCCGGTAAAAATCGTATGGTCTGATTTAAAAGCTACTGCCAGCGAAGTAGCGCTGGAGACACTGGAGATTGCCTGCGAAGGAATTACCGTAGAGAACGAATAG
- a CDS encoding DNA-methyltransferase, protein MDQPYTLYHENCYGLSQLADESIEALVTDPPYGIGYQAHEWDKALPDARIWQDCLRALKPGAFGVVFSSVRLMHRLMVALEDSGFLIKDVLFWAFLNGMPKSRNVGLDIDRRLGVESEVNGHYQYIQGYKKGGAETYTIGGKKVRCKPASEEGKKYQGAGLGVKPAYEPIILVQKPLAEGLNVAANILKYGTAALNLEDTRIPLEEGEEGKVGHNPHPKGRVTANIIRTEAWEDGYDKFFLVPKVRQHAEDFNRHPTLKPVHLMQHLVKLVSFEGQKVLDPFMGSGSTGVACQQMNRHFIGYESHQEYFEVAERRLKNGVDML, encoded by the coding sequence ATGGACCAGCCCTATACTTTGTATCATGAAAATTGTTATGGCCTTTCTCAGCTCGCTGACGAAAGTATAGAGGCATTGGTAACTGACCCTCCCTACGGTATTGGTTATCAGGCGCATGAGTGGGACAAAGCGTTGCCCGATGCCCGCATCTGGCAGGACTGTCTGCGGGCACTCAAACCCGGCGCTTTTGGGGTGGTATTTTCCTCCGTCAGGCTCATGCACCGGCTGATGGTCGCTTTGGAAGACAGTGGCTTTCTGATCAAGGATGTGCTCTTCTGGGCTTTTCTGAATGGCATGCCCAAAAGCCGCAACGTAGGGCTGGACATAGACCGCAGGCTGGGGGTAGAAAGTGAGGTGAACGGTCATTACCAATACATTCAGGGTTATAAGAAAGGCGGAGCGGAAACCTATACCATCGGGGGAAAGAAAGTCCGCTGCAAACCTGCTTCTGAGGAAGGTAAAAAATACCAGGGTGCAGGGCTGGGTGTCAAACCTGCGTATGAACCCATCATTTTGGTACAAAAACCTCTGGCAGAAGGATTGAATGTGGCTGCCAATATCCTCAAGTACGGCACGGCTGCCCTCAATCTGGAAGACACCCGCATTCCGCTGGAAGAAGGAGAGGAAGGTAAAGTAGGCCATAATCCTCACCCCAAAGGAAGAGTAACCGCCAACATCATCCGCACTGAAGCTTGGGAAGATGGCTACGACAAATTTTTTCTGGTGCCCAAAGTAAGACAGCATGCCGAGGATTTTAACAGGCATCCTACTTTAAAACCTGTCCACCTGATGCAACATCTGGTAAAACTGGTCAGCTTTGAAGGCCAAAAAGTGTTAGACCCCTTTATGGGAAGTGGCAGTACTGGCGTAGCCTGTCAGCAAATGAATCGCCATTTTATCGGATACGAATCCCATCAGGAATACTTTGAAGTGGCTGAGCGAAGACTGAAAAACGGTGTGGACATGCTGTAG
- a CDS encoding homoserine kinase encodes MEKSIRVFAPATVANVACGFDIMGFAIEQPGDEVVMRLTDKRGVVKIDKIVGDEGKLPLDPEKNTVSLVVQQLLKDVNSRYGVSITLYKNMPLGSGLGSSAASAVAGLFAVNELLLRHEPEKAIQERKGLLPYAMEGERLACGSAHADNVAPALMGGFVLVRSYEPLDVITIPTPLSLWVTVIHPQVEVQTRDARSILRKQISLKDAIVQWGNTAGLVAGLWQCDYELIGRSMQDVIVEPIRSILIPGFDSVKYNAMRAGALGCGISGSGPSVFALSRDEETAIEVGRKMQNAFGMLNIDSEVYVSPINREGPRVVE; translated from the coding sequence TTGGAAAAAAGCATACGTGTATTTGCTCCCGCTACGGTAGCTAATGTAGCTTGTGGATTTGATATTATGGGTTTTGCCATAGAGCAGCCCGGTGATGAGGTCGTCATGCGCCTTACCGACAAACGAGGTGTGGTTAAGATTGATAAAATTGTTGGTGATGAAGGTAAATTACCACTTGATCCGGAAAAGAATACTGTAAGTCTGGTTGTACAGCAACTGTTGAAGGATGTGAACTCGCGCTATGGGGTAAGTATTACGCTCTATAAAAATATGCCTCTGGGCAGCGGATTGGGTTCTAGTGCAGCCAGTGCGGTAGCTGGTCTGTTTGCAGTCAACGAACTTTTGCTTCGCCACGAGCCAGAGAAAGCTATTCAGGAAAGAAAAGGATTGCTTCCTTATGCCATGGAAGGGGAAAGGCTCGCTTGCGGATCAGCGCACGCGGATAATGTCGCTCCGGCGCTGATGGGTGGTTTTGTGTTGGTCAGGAGTTATGAGCCTTTAGACGTAATCACCATTCCCACACCGCTTTCGCTCTGGGTCACGGTCATTCATCCTCAGGTGGAAGTGCAGACGAGAGATGCCCGAAGTATCTTGCGCAAACAAATTTCCCTCAAAGATGCTATTGTACAATGGGGCAATACCGCCGGACTGGTAGCCGGTTTGTGGCAGTGTGATTATGAACTGATTGGGCGGTCTATGCAGGATGTGATTGTAGAACCTATTCGCTCCATCCTGATTCCCGGCTTCGATAGCGTAAAATACAATGCCATGCGTGCAGGCGCTTTAGGTTGTGGTATTTCCGGTTCCGGACCATCTGTCTTTGCACTAAGCAGAGATGAAGAAACAGCAATTGAAGTAGGACGTAAGATGCAAAATGCCTTTGGTATGCTTAATATTGATAGTGAGGTGTATGTCTCACCCATCAACCGCGAAGGCCCCCGTGTAGTAGAATGA
- a CDS encoding MBL fold metallo-hydrolase produces MKIKQFYDDGLAHASYAIISKGKAALIDPARDPKPYLDFAKEQKADIVAVFETHPHADFVSSHLELHTKAGATIYINGDMGAAYPHQILEDGEEVQIGEVTIRALYTPGHSPDHSTYLLIDEAAKPHAVFTGDSLFVGDVGRPDLREGAGKTKAQRKELARKMYHTINHVFKSLDDDIIVYPAHGAGSLCGKNMSSDKSSTIGREKEENWAFQIQQEEEFVKALLEDQPFVPHYFPYDVEVNRTGASPLEESIRAVSRQNYDVPLEKGVLIVDTRPKEQFKQGHFPGAFNIMNGEKFETWLGSIVKPEEPYYLIAENEQELDEVIRKAAKIGYEKQIRTARVVSQPKDQPSAKLDLEHFKEHPDAYQVVDLRNLSEGDNLFEQAQRIPLHELRERVEEIKTDKPVVVHCAGGYRSAAGSSILEGALDTKVYDLSEAVKDFTPQEA; encoded by the coding sequence ATGAAGATAAAGCAATTTTATGACGACGGACTGGCGCATGCCTCCTATGCCATCATCAGCAAAGGTAAGGCAGCACTGATTGATCCCGCCCGTGATCCGAAACCTTACCTGGATTTTGCCAAAGAACAAAAAGCAGATATTGTAGCCGTTTTTGAGACGCATCCTCATGCTGATTTCGTGAGCAGTCACCTGGAGTTGCATACCAAAGCAGGTGCTACCATTTACATCAATGGTGATATGGGCGCGGCTTATCCTCATCAGATCCTGGAAGATGGAGAAGAAGTGCAGATAGGCGAAGTTACAATACGGGCGCTGTATACGCCTGGCCACTCTCCTGATCACAGTACCTATTTATTGATAGACGAAGCCGCTAAGCCTCATGCTGTTTTTACCGGCGACTCGCTCTTTGTAGGCGATGTAGGGCGACCGGACCTGCGCGAAGGGGCAGGCAAGACCAAAGCCCAGCGCAAAGAGTTGGCGCGTAAGATGTACCATACCATCAACCATGTATTCAAGTCACTGGACGACGATATCATCGTTTATCCTGCCCATGGCGCAGGTTCGCTTTGCGGCAAAAACATGAGTTCGGACAAATCCAGTACGATTGGACGGGAGAAAGAAGAAAACTGGGCTTTCCAGATCCAACAGGAAGAGGAGTTTGTAAAAGCCCTGTTGGAGGACCAACCTTTCGTTCCTCACTATTTTCCCTATGATGTGGAAGTGAACCGTACAGGAGCAAGTCCGCTGGAAGAAAGTATCAGAGCGGTATCCCGTCAGAATTATGACGTACCCTTGGAAAAAGGAGTATTGATTGTAGACACCCGTCCTAAAGAACAGTTCAAACAGGGACATTTTCCGGGAGCCTTCAACATCATGAACGGCGAAAAATTTGAAACCTGGCTGGGCTCTATTGTCAAGCCGGAAGAACCTTACTATCTGATCGCTGAAAATGAGCAGGAGTTGGATGAAGTGATTCGTAAAGCTGCCAAAATTGGCTACGAAAAACAGATCAGAACAGCAAGGGTTGTTTCCCAGCCAAAAGATCAGCCGAGCGCTAAACTGGATCTGGAACACTTTAAGGAACATCCCGACGCCTATCAAGTCGTAGATTTGCGCAATCTTAGCGAAGGCGATAATCTGTTTGAACAGGCGCAACGAATTCCGTTGCATGAATTGAGAGAAAGAGTAGAAGAAATCAAAACGGATAAGCCTGTTGTCGTGCACTGTGCCGGAGGCTATCGTTCTGCCGCAGGTAGCAGTATCCTTGAAGGCGCATTGGATACTAAAGTATATGACCTGAGCGAAGCGGTCAAAGACTTTACACCTCAGGAAGCGTAA